The DNA window GCTTTGGTAAAATGATCATATAGTTGAAACCAGAATGCATAAAAAAGAAATGTATTGCCATGAGTCAAAAcagacatttacaaataaacaaacaaacaaaaacacgatTACTAGCCTAACGGTTTTCGATAGATAGCCCTGGCTAATAAGTCAACGAACTGAAGTAATTTTGCCAAAGATCCTTATTAGtctcaatcagccaaagaggacacgcAACTCTTCTAGGCTACTGGTTAGGCTACTGAatggatctgctccctgctatctTAACCGCCAGCAGCGGTCTTGTTAAGTGCGTCTGTTACGTTGACCAGCTATAAACGACAGGGCAAATTATTTTTCTCAGTGGttccttgttggtggaatgagtcactcagtgctctccgttcctgtGATAGTTTTTGGTATTTCAAGAGGGTTCAAGAGCATATTTGTTCAACGTGCACTTAGTTTATTGAGCGCTTCATATGCGTTATGGtttgtgtagtaggcctattctCTTTATTTACCTTAGGCTATAGTATTACCAAATTtttgctaaataccataacaaTCTTTGCCACAATGACTTCCGAAATAGGCTACATAGACTGGctattatgacgtcataatcGAATTGCCATTAATATTTCTACGTAATAACAATGACGCAATCTAGAACGTTTAAGTGCATTCAGTAAGTCTGTTTTGTATTCATTTTCAGACTGCGATCGTTACTGCATGGCGAGTGTATTCTAGTGctcctcaacaacaacaaaacatatttTACATAGATTGTTCCAATAATTTATTTGTATTGGGCTATTCATCATACTGCATCATTCTTATCACAAATTCACAACCGAGAGCAACCTTCACAGTCAGTCCATCAAGGTGATTTTGGAAAGTCTTCTGTCAGGTGAGCTTGAAAATGAATTATTCTACAGCTATTTCTAGATGGGTATGACATATTTCAACAGTTAGGCAAATATAAGGCCTAATAACGAACACCAACAACCTAGGCCTAATCATGAAGTGTAGCTGTATGTAAATTACAGGCAGAGATGAATAGGCTTATTCTGGACATTTAAAGGTAGGCTAACCAGCACTGACTGGAAACTAAACATATTGATGCCTATATTTTCCAGGATTTCAATAATGGATGAACTCAGTGAGGCTCTGAAAGCAGAACTCAGCCCTGCAACAGTTGAGAAGCTGAGAGAATTTCTCGCCTGTAAGGCCAAAGATGCACAGGACAGAGAGTGTGCCATGAGAGCCACTCTCGAAAACCTGGTGCAGTTACTTGGCAAGATGGACCAGTCCATTAAAGCAGAGGCCAAGGAGTGGCAAGACGAGAAAGCCAGGACTGAGGCAACGATACAGGCAGACCTCTATAATACAGAGGAGAACATACTCTTGGACATACGCTTACTCCAACGGTCAGTGACATCGCTGGCAGAGAaagcagaggtggaaagagagaaacttGTCGCCCTACCTCTGGCAAAAGAACACCAGAGGGTAGTCTCTCTCCTGGAGAAGGAGTTTGCCTATAATTATGATGACATTATACTGCATGACCCAGAGCGTGCTAAGGCGGAATCTGACAACTGGATCAGATGGACCCAAGAGAGGGTGGACAGCACCCTGTCAATGGCACTGACTGCTGCCACCAGCAAGCAACAGTGGCTACAGCAGCTGAAAAGCCAGGCTGAAAGAAGGATGGTGGTAAATATCACGTTTCCCCACATCCCATCTATATATTCATACCCAACACGGTGGCAAACTAAAATAATAAGTTGTCTGTTTTCCTCAGGTGTCTGTTCCTCAGGTGTCAGACGGACCTGCTCGAGAGGTCATCAGCAACATCAAGCTGAGCCTTGACGATGGCCTCCAGGTAACTTAACGCACAGTTGTCATGAACAACTGTAATTAAACCATGTTTGATTATGCACAATCTTAGACGGGATCTTTCTTCAATCCACTTCATAATTAACCCAAaacattctattttttttttctttagtctCTGAGCTTCAGCAGCCAGAAAGCCAAACAGGTCATTGTTCAACAACAGATGCGGCTGGAGAAGATTGACAAACAGTTGGAGGAAAAGCTGGCACGTCTCCAGGCTGAAGCCAttaaaaaggaggagaagatcaGAGCTGCTGAACAGAAAAAGAGGAGTCAGTTGGAGGAGAGGACCAGGAAGAAGCTGGAGAAGATCCAGAAGGCAGagctgaaggagaagaagaggagggaagctctgaagaaaaaagaggcagacaaactggagaggaagagagcaagagaggagaggggcgagACCAGACGGTCcatattttgtttttgcttcaaCTAAATAATTCGTCAGTCCATCTGTTTTCTGTGATTGTTTGTTCCATCCATCCAGACaaagatagatatatagatagacagatagatagatagatagatagatagatagatagatagaaataaatatagatagataggcctagACCCGTCTCCAAAGCAATAGCCATAATAAGACCACAGTGGGCTATTTAAAATGCATCAACAACCGAGCAAAGGGTGAATTGGCCttattcataatcataattgTTTGCCTGTtaatcctccacctccacaacaaaagaaTTTTCATTTTGTAAAGGGGGGTACTTTACCACAGCagagtaaaataaaatagacctaaacctgcatagtgtacctttaacctGGTGTTAACAAGCTCAGTGGCAGGTTTGCTCTGAGGTAAAGCCCTTTAAACACTGGTTAATAacataatatatatacatatatatatataattctcCCTTACAAACACAGGCCCTCAACGCCAtattcattcaatcaatcaacatcaACATATTAACTTTCAAATTAGTGGTtattcatgattcatgattcaTTCAAGGATAAATGAAGTCACCACAATATGGATCCTTATAGATCCAATATAGACCATGGAACAAAGGAAAAatggacaatacattatcaGAACAGCCTTTATTGAAGTATTGATTGTCTATATCACCACCATTCTATTAATTATTTTGTTGTCATAATAGCACCAGCATAAATAGGAAGAAATACTTTATGCATAGTTGTCTTAACAGTTAATCTGAGTGACTGGTCTCTATTTATTCAGATACACTGCAGACTGCACTGCAGCCACATGGCAGGCTGCTGACAAGTGATTGCATTCATGTTCAAATTAAAGGCAGTGAGGTTTATGGAACATCAAATGATATGTTGATGTATTCAGGCCTGAGAGTGCTGGTGCATTCTTTATTTGGTTTCCTGGACTATACTGATTATTATCTTTAATGAATTGTAATCTGGATAGATCTTTTACATTTACGTTTGGGTACAAAGGCTGATTCGCATATGAATGTTATGATCTGGCATAATGTCATGTGATGAGAATTGGTGCAAAAATGAAGATAAGATTTGACTGACATGTGTACTAATGTCATCAATGGGCCTCTTATTTAGCTTCCCTTCTCCACTATGCTTCTGATGTTAGTGTAACACAAAGCACACTCTCTGAGCAGATTTACACTGATGGTAGATTTGacctaaagagagagggagctcttAAAGACAGGGACATGCATACCGTAAAGATGCTGAATGGCTTTCCTGTCTTGCCAGTCGAGCTCAAAGCTGGACTCCTGGGGAAGGTAGCTGGGCTGCATGATGGAGCCAGGCTTATAGATATGTGGCAACCCCAGCACATGCCCAATCTCATGCACAGCCACCTGTGGACGTACAGGACACCCAAAATAGTCACCACTGGTTGACCAAACACAATTAGGCATTAGCACATCACCATCAGCACACATATAAGTGAGCCAGGACTCTCAGCCATGTGAGTCTTTTGCTTGCCTTCCCTACAATCCTACTATAGCGTTCACATAATGAACTCATTTAGTTCTACTATGCCAAGAGGCAAAGCAAGTCAAGCTAGAAGTCAACTATACTCCCTACATAGTTGAAATGCTCCATAAAAGACTGAATCGTGGCACATGCGTCATGGACTCACTTTGAGCAGGCTGATCCCATCCCCGGCGTTAGGGGCGGTGAAATGTTCGTCGTCATCAAAGTGTATGTCTCCAAGGAACCACGCATGAGCAAACTCACGCCCTGCGCCATCAAATCTCTGAGTGCAGCCTAAGTGTCGCCCTGTGGAGAGAATATAAAGGACTGTATTAAACAGAATTGATTCATTAGAGGGCACAAGTGCTCTACACTGAATGGATTAAATAACTTATTATCTGGGCAGAATGGTTGAAGACAAAAAAGCTCACAATAAAAATGCTAATTGTGAATTTGAGCCAGGGGATGCAGTTCATACACTGCATTAATAGgattaataaaacaaaacaaattatttTTGTAAGCCACCCATAATGGAGGGTTATATCCAATATTACATTGAAATTGGAAAATGTATCAATGTGCCAGAAACAATGTGACAGTCGTGTATGCCAAACCTGTTCCAAAGCCCAGCCTGATGTCAATGTCCTCCAGAGCGGAGCGCGAATCCTCCACAAACTTGAGAGGAGAGACCTCACTCCACATCCTGAAGGCCAGCCTGAAGATGTACCTCTGGTCGTCAATGGACAGCTGGCTGCTGTAGCCCTCCCCAATGAGCCTCCACCTCAGCAGCGTCTTAGAGAAGGCCATGTagcccatctctccctcccttcttctcctgctCTTGCCCAACAGGGCAGCCAAGTGGCGTTTCTTACGAGGGAACCTTTGCCTATGAGTACGGTCCTGTTTGGAACCCATAGTTCTGTTGTCAGGATccttgatttgttgttggtcaGTTTCAGTACTGTTGCTGTGCTTGGTGCTGTCCCCATCCGTTGTGGTTGTGTTATGCTCAGCAGTAGTGTTGGAGTCTTCCTCTTTATCAGGGACCCCGCAGCGCGGCTTGTTCATGGCGGCTTTGGTGGCGTCATCAAACAGGCCTGTCACAGGCAAGCCTGTCACCCTCTGGAACTCCTTGAGAGCGGTTATGAACTGTGTATTCCCAGTGGGGTCTTTGTCATAGCCTGACCACAATGTTCGGTCTCCTTCTTGAATGAGGGACATCATGTCTCCAGAGGTAAAGGCTCCTGATGATTCATCCTCATCCCATTGATTGTCTTCCCAATTTACAGGCTTTATGAAGCCATATTTGGAGAGAAACCCCTAAACATGAGCATTACAACTTTAGTGACACATGACTAACGTGACATGACATGACCTGGTGATAACTGGTTTTGAataacattaaaataaaaaagcgCATGGAGGGCCTTCAATAACGAAAGGCCCATTTCATTTTGCATGCCATCACCTAATCGTCGCAGGTCTACTGATGAAAATCATCACACAAACAAGACATCCAAACAAAAAACGGTGTAGTAACATAGAAGACATTACCTCTGCTGTATCCGTATCCGTAATTAGTTCTGCTTGATGTGAAGGGGGTATCACTACATCGGAATGGTCACGATTATGGAAGAGTTTCTCCGCAAACCCTGCGCCGATGATGGTCGAACTAAAGAAAGAGATCAGCTGTACAAGCGTAAGCATCGTTGAGTGCATATAGGTCAAAACAGAAGAAAGTACTGTGGCCTAGTCCGTGTCGAATGACCCACTGCTAAGTTACAACCTCCGCTTTCATTATATGCGTCCACCGGATGCTCCACCTCCGGGATACCATACTGGCCTAACCAGGATAACCAGGAGAAAGCCTCTCATCCTCCCCTTTTTAACACATCATTGCCAAAAACTTGGCAAGCTTTCGACAACTTGTCACTTCTGTAAAATCTGTCAGGATAAGATTACCCATCAGTGTTGACATAGAAGTCCTCACCATTTATCTCTTCATTTTCAAACGAGCACTGAACTAGTTTAGCCTAATTTCCATCTCATTaacaataggcctatcatattaaTTTCAAAATAAGGACAACATTAAATATAAGTCTACTCTGTAACTAGGCAACCAGTCTATTCGTGTTGATATCGTACAAATTAAGACACAAATGTTGAATGATGAAAGGAgggctttatttttttatagCATTTCTGAAAATTAATCAAAGCAATTTCATGTCAGTCTCTAcatcttcctcatcatcattGGGAAAATGACAGACTTAATAAGGCATAAAATACAACACCAAAACTCATCAGTAGTGCAACACCACAAGTGCATCAGATTTCACATTGAACACATAAATAACAAACACATCAATCAGTTGTCAGTGGCACCAGATGTGACAGTAAAAACTGATACTGAATATACGGCTACAGCACACAGTACTTAATATGAGGTGAAGGAGCCACATTGCTACCTGAAAACAGCTGCTATGTAACAGCAAAAGCAAGGTGACATTTCTGCTGAGGATCGTCGGTGTGTACATCTATGGTAAAAATGATTCTATTCGGTGAAATGTCATCATCTCAGTTCATCTAAATGATGTAACAGATCTATGCATATATGCATATGAGTGTAGGCATCCGTGTTGGCTCCATAGAGTGCTGAGCGATTGAAAGTGATGGCTGCGTCTACAGAGCCTGAGCTATGGCTGCTGCTAGGTGCTGAGCAGTGGGCTTCTCCGCAGAACCACTGACAGGCAGCCCCTCTGCTGACAAAGCATCTGCTGTGGTGGGGCCGATAGCAGCAAACtggaaaaagaggaaaagttAATGTACATCACGAATGCACCAGGTAATAACAAAGATCAGGGAAAAACCACAATTTCATGTACAGCGTTTGAATACTAAACAGGCAGAAAGCAAAGGGAGGTTGTTTAGGCAAAATGCACAAAGGCAGCTGAAACGATCCCCAAGTTAGATGGAATGAAAGAGGTTGGGGACATTAATGTGTGGCATTAATGTAATGATTCCCCACTCCATCTTTCACAATTACAATTATGGAGATTCCTTGAGTTTtgatgagaaaaaaagataaacagcATTAGGGATTCGTCGGCTGCTAAGTGTCGATCAGTATGCCAGCAGGGCCGCGTCTGTGCCAGCGCTGGCGGAGGCTTGCAGCTGGTGTGAGAGCGCATGTACATCCAGCAATTACGCTGATGCCTGGCGCCCTGAGAGCCTGTGCACACTGGAGAGGCGAGTGCCGCTGGTGGGCATTTATCTCCGCGGGGAGCGTGGTCAGTACCTTAATCTGGCTCAGCTGAGGCCCAGCCAGCCTCCGCACCGTCTCCAGGCAGAAGTTCACCCCCGACGGACTGAAGAAAGCGACGCTGGCAGGAACACCCTGTGAGCGCGTTTGTGCAACATGGTGTTTATGAAACATAATGGCACAACTGCTTTAATTATGATCCTGACACAAATTGCTGATAAGCTCTGAATTAAGAGTACTGGGAGGGGAACAAATCAGAAAATGAACAGGCATCCTGAAATGCTGCCATGAACGTTCAAATCAGTAAAGGTTCAATAAAGGAATCTGCCATCTACTAGAGCAGGACTCATCTGCATTCATTTATGCATGGAATGTGTAGGATTATATTTGAGAGCTGTGTCATAGAGCCACTGGTGTTGGATTTCTGGGTATTAATATAGTAGGTATACTATATAATGTATGGCAGAATCAATATCTTCTGCAGCCGAGAGCAATACAGAGGTTAAAAGCAAGAGAGCGTCACAGTGGGAGGTCTTCATTATTTACCAGCGTTATTTACTTGTCTCTGCTCTCAATAATTAAACAATCCATTATATCATTAATAATGACCTAGCCAGTAGTGCTCATGTGTCGTGGAGactctgtgtgtttacatatcTGACTGTTTACCTGCTGGGTGAAATAATTGGTCAGGTTTTTCTCCAAGTCTGGGTGTTGTGCTGTCTGATAGACAGTCAGGGTCTCCAAAGGGATCCCttgagaggagggaaagaagaaAAACGAGGCGAATAAAAACACTCACATTTGCAGAGCTATATGCGACATGTATAGCTGGCAATTACACTGGCCCTTGGGGAATTAGTCACTATGAGTTTCAGAATATTGCAGTGTTGTCAGGACAGAGGGTATTCAATTAGTCTGCATGAGTCCACAAATCCCTGAACTAAAGTGGTATGTGCAGTGTATATTATGCTGCACAAATAGATTTGTGACCAGCCAGTAAGGCCAGGCGTATCACTAGGGGCTGCTAgaaaaatattatatatatatatatatatatatatatatatatacagtatatatatatatttttaaagcagACATTGCCTAAAGCATAATTGGCCTTTTCATCAACTTGAAAGAGTTGCCCTTACGATTTTCTCTCAGTGCTGTTGGCAAGACCTCCCTTTTGATGGAGCCACATGGAAAAAAGAGTGGCATTATACTCGGGTCTTCCCCTGTGACGCACACATTACGTAAAGAGTTAatacagcacacatactgtagtttgagAAAAATGCATTTATGGATAACTATAGCAGAGATGACAATTGCTTTCATACTTTCAAGAATGAGGCGTGACAAAACATCTGCAGTCCCTGTGTCCTCTCCCACAGGGGATAAGCCCAACTCCTCCACTGAAAAccagaacaaaagaaagaaggaatataacattcattatttacacacCATGCAGGCAGTGTACATCACAAAACACTTGAGGTAAAATATTGAACATTGAACAGAAGAACCATGACTCAAGACTCAAGACTGTAAATCGACATAATATGCTAGCCTGTCCATTGGTAAAATCTTCTCTAACCAGCTTTACAGTTGTTACTCTTGATGTCAAACTGTGAGTGAAATACAACATATCTGTcttgacatgtaaacatgttTGTAGTTGTCACTATTCCATCACAAATTCAGTAAAGTCTAGAGCTTTTTTGCAGTGAAAATGACTGACCCAGTTCTAGAAAACAAACAATCACAATGTCGTAAGTGACACAGGTAGTGAACGGGTGTCGGGGCCTAACATGGACATTGCGCCTGGTGCCCAAACAATAGTGAATGAAAGGAAACAAAGAGGATGGGTGATTGGCAGGGCTCTCGCGCTTCCACAGCATGCTGCGACCTGTTTAACTCCAGCCCTCGGTTTCACTAGAACATGAGGTAATTGCACCAATAGATTCCACAAGTGTGCAGGTGCCTGTGCAGCATCAGGCCTCTTCAATTAGCAGATCATTAGCTAATGCACTGAAGAAGGAAGCAGCAGGGAGGTGTGAATTGCACTGAACTGTGGTAGCACGCCACTGTAGCACAGTCTCTCCTGTCACACCGCCACAGCTGGGTTTACATAACAGGAGATTATTACCTTTTTGTCTACCCCACTGAACAATTCACACACGTCATGTCATATCATTTAAAGTGAAATACATACAGACTCATGAAGGGAATCTGAGAATATGTGTGAATGAGATGtgaattttgttttaaaacaacTTGACAAACTATGTTAGGCCAATAGGAATAAACAGTGAATCATTCAGAGGGGAACTTACCTAATGAGGCAGTCGCCTTCCCAACAACGTAGATTGCTTTTGCATTCCATTTGTTCCTCAAATTCTCCCATTCTAATGAAAAAGGAAACACTTAGTTTCACTCAAAATGCAAATGGTTAAtgaataaagagaaagaaacaagagTAAAGAAAAAATAGGAATATCTGCAATGAATATTGAATTTGACAGGCCTAATAAGGTTAATGCTGACATCTAGTGGATACCTTTGGCATTTCTAATTTGACATGGAGGCTGGTTTTTACTGAAGTTTAAGTGCAGAAATATCATTCTTTCACACAAGCGTATGTCACAGACCACTTGGAGGTGCAAACAACATTGGAGTTTTGGTTGATTTAACCATCAGTTAACTTCAAAACAGGCACCTTACTTTGGATAGACAATTTAGCAATATTTCATAGGAGTGATTAATGTCAAGAAATCGAGACTGGAGTAATTCAACTTTAGGCacctctgatacagtatgtttagtGTTCTAATTAAAGACCTCAAATAGCTTGTTATAGTTACCAAAATTATAGCCAAGGAGCCATAAGCGAACTCACATGGATGGCTATAAAGTTGACACTTTCATTATACAAATAATGATAAAACACTTTTATAACCCTTGAGCCGATCTCCTTTCTACGTGATCTTAATGGTGATGCAGCATTTGTTTGCATCTCCAACAGCATGGCATACCTAGTTACCACTCAAAAACGCCCACAAAtgcctgtatgtgtgaaagAATAATGTTTGTACTTGTAAGTAATTATAATGATcagttatgtaggcctatgaaaaGTGCAAATACATAAAAGAAACTTCAGGAACAATATCCTAGGCTAATCACGTACCCATTTTCTTGTCATTGGCATCTAAACACATCTTCACTGCTTCCACTGCTCTTGGGCTTGTAAAGATAAGTCCTCCATACTTCTCTGGCTGAAAAACCTGTCAATTGAAGCGGTGGGAAGAGCTTACCTCACAGTCAGATAGTCAAATCCATTTTTCATACTATCATGGTAGCAAGATCAACTTGAAGGACAGCAAAACAATTCATACAAACCTTCTCAGATAATGTGTCTAAAGACACAAATTTGAAAGAGAGCACAGGGATCAGGGTGGCTTTATGTCCAAAAGCTGACAGCTCCTAAAAATAATCACAGAAAAGACTATGCTTATTCTGATGGGGGTAATGCGTTGTTTAATCCTTCATGCAAATACAACCTAAGCGTTATCTTTAGCCACAGCTCTGAGAGTCTGAGACAATGAGCACAACTTCATCCGCATGTACCTTGATGTATGGATCTGGTCCATTCCCCCCTTCTCTTGGTTCTTTCAGAAGCAGAATGTTCATGTCGtcttgtgtgttcagtgtgctatggagaggcagagtgtgtgtgtggaagttgACAACAATACTTTCATTAAGAATTGACCAGGGCAGTTACTGCAATTTAATCTCTAATGACACAAATGACTGTCAGAAACTTGTAAACCATGAATAAGCGGTTTACGCCCAATACAGTGGACTCCTGATAACAGACAGAAGGCAGTCGCTTGCGCATACTGCCTAACGGCAGATGACAACAGAACTAAAATTCGTACAGGACTTCTATCATAACGTTTGGCTTGACTGTTTACATGTTACTGTCACAAGGGGAATATTTGCTAGCATGCCATTTCTTTACCTATGCGCATCACTTTATGTCCTTTTGAGCTATTCATCTGGCTCCTTATGTACCGGTACCGCAAATGGTCTTCTGCATTCGGATATTATGGATATTATAGTGATTTAATGGAAAACAACATAGACACAGGATATTGTCCTTTCGATTTCCTCTTTTTTCGCTACAGGAAACGGCTGAGTAGAATTTACTTTATGAAGGGTGACATTTGCAAATATTCGACATTTTTTCAGATTTGATAGAGAACCGATAACTGACAAGTCTTTATTTATCTCAAAATAGCACAGTTTAACAAAATGATTGAATTCTACATTGAAAGTTATTTCTGGAACATTATTCTGATATCATGTAAAAATCACGCTCCTCTCACCACCGTATGCGAATGGTATATTCCAATTCTCAGCCATTTTCACAGCGGACCTCTGTGGAAAATGCCGACATGAAGGCTCAATATAGTTACACTATTTCCATTGGTTGTAAGTGTACAGCTCGAGCCAAAATGGTCGACAACGCGCAACAGTTTCACACTACCGCTAACATATGGCTGTCTTTAACCTCTGACCTTTTCCCAGTTTTACGGCGTGGAGTTGTTGGTGTGCTCTACTACTACAGGCTGCAGCATGGCTTCATCAGCGAAAAGGCGAGCAGTTGGTGTGGGAGAAAATCCTGATGAAGGCGACAGCTCAGATGAGAGAATTGACGACGATGAGGACTCAGAAGAAGATAGTGATGAGTCCGAGGAAGAAATCAACGAGGTAACGTCTTCACGATAACACTCGAAGCTAACATGCGTTAGCAAGCTAACGAGCATCATAGTGGTAACGTGACACCTGGGCTAGTTAATGTAATCTGAACATATTTTACCTTTTGATTATAGCACCGAGCGTTGTTAAGAGTCATTGGTATCAGGAACATGTCATTGTGTGTAGACAAATTATTTGAAATTCGTTTCATGCGTGCTGGTGACCAGTTACCATTAAGTTGATGTTGCTGACACTAAACTGATGACAATTTCAGGAGGTGGTAGTTGATTTTGAGGCTC is part of the Sardina pilchardus chromosome 22, fSarPil1.1, whole genome shotgun sequence genome and encodes:
- the mmp21 gene encoding matrix metallopeptidase-21; amino-acid sequence: MNILLLKEPREGGNGPDPYIKVFQPEKYGGLIFTSPRAVEAVKMCLDANDKKMEWENLRNKWNAKAIYVVGKATASLVEELGLSPVGEDTGTADVLSRLILEREDPSIMPLFFPCGSIKREVLPTALRENRIPLETLTVYQTAQHPDLEKNLTNYFTQQGVPASVAFFSPSGVNFCLETVRRLAGPQLSQIKFAAIGPTTADALSAEGLPVSGSAEKPTAQHLAAAIAQATVLSSVLTYMHSTMLTLVQLISFFSSTIIGAGFAEKLFHNRDHSDVVIPPSHQAELITDTDTAEGFLSKYGFIKPVNWEDNQWDEDESSGAFTSGDMMSLIQEGDRTLWSGYDKDPTGNTQFITALKEFQRVTGLPVTGLFDDATKAAMNKPRCGVPDKEEDSNTTAEHNTTTTDGDSTKHSHRQRFPRKKRHLAALLGKSRRRREGEMGYMAFSKTLLRWRLIGEGYSSQLSIDDQRYIFRLAFRMWSEVSPLKFVEDSRSALEDIDIRLGFGTGRHLGCTQRFDGAGREFAHAWFLGDIHFDDDEHFTAPNAGDGISLLKVAVHEIGHVLGLPHIYKPGSIMQPSYLPQESSFELDWQDRKAIQHLYGSCKGRFSTVFDWIRKERTPYGEVRVRFNTYFMRDGWYWLYENRNNRTRYGDPVAVQVGWDGLPARGVDAYVHVWTRGIDAIYFFKGTQFWRYDTENDQVFTEDQEGQRYPRPISAGFPGVPSPIDTAFYDRRDSHVYFFRGALVYAFDVKAKRLAMGYPKKITQVFPAVLPGDHPVANLDVAYFSYTHNAIFLLKDTRYWRVVGSRDRRRRPSLPYNSLLPHREVDQQWLDICNVHSTALRVARR